In Carnobacterium mobile DSM 4848, the DNA window GCAAACGATCTTGTTGGGGGACGCGCTGCTCCCCCAATCCCCCTGGTAAACCCCGGTCAAAACGTAGCCGTTTTGAGCCAAAAAAGAGACGGGAAATGTGTCCATTTCGGTCTCTTTTTTGGCAAGATCAAGCCGTTTTTTTTCGTCGTTGGTGTCGAAAAAAATGCCCATTTATTCGCTATTTTTTTTCGGAAATGGGTCCGAAAAAAGGCAGGCTCACTAAACAAAAAAAGATAGAAAACCACTTTAAAAAAAGTGATTTTCTATCTTTCATAATAAGTTATTCTGATCTGTTTATATATATTACTGCCAGGATTATTATCCTTTAGCAGAAGCATACTCGATTTCTTCAACCATTTCAGGCTTTTGTTCGATTAATTGTAATAATCTTCTAGCACTGCCGTTTGGATGTGATTTTCCAGTTTCCCAAGCTTCAACCGTTCTAACCGATACTCCTAAAAGATCAGAAAAAACTTTTTGTGTCATTTGTGTTTTATCACGGACTATTTTGATATCTGACGGATTGTATGCGGGTAGATTATTTAACGTATATTTTTTTACGGTCACCTTGTTTGGTTTATTATTAGCGAACTGCATTAATTCATTCATGCTATCTCTTAGTGTATCACGCATATTAATTAGCCCCTTTTTTAGTTATTTTTTTAAAGTCAGTGATAAATTGTTTGATTTCTTTTTTATCTTTATCGGTCAAAGACTCTTTTGCGCTTTTAGGATAGACATCTAAAAAGGCATACGTATTTTCTAACGCAATAAAATAGATGATTCGATAAGAACCGCTTTTACCTTTTTGGGAAGATTCAGGACTAAATCTTAATTTGATTGCACCGCCCGTTTTTTGAATCGTGTCCCCTAGATAAGGTTTTCCAATATGATTTTCTTGTTGGTTAAAATGGGATAAAAGACTTTCCATTTCTTCTTTATCTGATGATGTTAAGCCACATTTTCTCCATGCTTTATCAAACGCAGGTGGATATAAAAAAGTTAAATTTTCTTCTTTACTAGTCATAGGTTCTCCTTGTTCGAAACTACTATTTTATCGTACCTTTGTTTTTATTATATACGATAAAATAGTAGTTTTCAATAGTGAGTGGTTAAAACTATTCTAAATACACGAAATTGCTTAGAATCGTGTATCTGTTTAAATGATGTGTTTTCTAGTATTTACCTCTACATAAAATCTGGTAGTATAAGATTAATTAAGTAGGAAGAGGTTAGAAGTGATGGATTATATTCAATGGATTAGAAGTTATGTGGGGCATAGGGAAATAATATTAAATTTTTCAGGTGGTATAGTTACCAATGAAAAAAATGAAGTACTGTTGCAATTAAGAACTGATAAGCAGTTATGGGGGTTACCTGGTGGAGCGGTTGAAAAAGGAGAAAGTGTAGAGCAAGCAGCTAAAAGAGAAGTAATAGAAGAAACTGGCTTACAAGTTGAAGTTGTTTCTCTTTTAGGTATTTATTCAGCATATTTTGATACTTATCCTAACGGAGATAAGGCTCAGACTATCACAACGATGTTCACCTTCAAAGTAATTAAAGGAGAACTAGTTGTTGGTGACACAAAAGAGACTTTAAACTTGAAATTCTTTTCTCAAGAGAACCTTCCAGAAATTGCCAATCAGCAACATAAAGATGCTATACAAGATTTCTTTTCTAATAAAAGAGGGATTTACAGATGATTTTCCAACACACTATTTGACATAAAGTCGTGTATATAGGATGTTGTTGAATCAAGGTTACTATTAAGTTTATTTTATGTATCTTAAGGAGCAAAACCATAATATAATAAGCTAAATACAAGTTGTCCTAATACTAATAGTCCAACTAGTGCAACGATGTAAAAAGAGATAAAGACTATTTTTAACCCGAGATATTGATCTTGCTGGACTATTTTCTTGATGCCATACCACGCAAAAAGAAGCAGAAGAGGAACAAGCAAGATAAAGTATGAAACATCAACGAATTGACTAAACTCCATAAATCGTTGGAATCCTTCACCTGCAGAGGTCATCAAAAAAATTATTTTATCAAGCCAGAGATAAAGAAATGAGAAATTCAAAAGACACGAGAAAATAGTAATTCCGTAGGTGATATACTTATTTTCATGTCTAACTAAGAAATAAGTTACTCCTATATAAACTAGAGCTAGCATCATAGGGTAGAATGGTTGGTAGGCAAACAATAGAGACACTTCCTTTTCGTTTTTTCATACATGAAATTAGATAGAAATATATATCTTGAACCTTATTCGAATAAGGTTATTTTTTAGTATAAAATACAACATAAGTTCCTTGAATAAGTAATACTAGTGGTTTTCAAGTACGTATTTATTGTTTGTAAAAACATTTTGACACTCGAAATTTCCTGATTATAAAGACATTTGATAGTATATTTCTTCCACTTAAATTATCCTATTGTTAGAAGGAGCAGATAATATGAATCTAAGTAAACAAATAAAAAAATATAGAGCTACATTGGCACTCTCTCAAGAAGAATTATCGGAAAAACTATTTGTCTCACGACAAACCATTTCAAACTGGGAAAATGGACATAGTTATCCTGATATTCATAACTTATTATTACTTAGCG includes these proteins:
- a CDS encoding helix-turn-helix domain-containing protein, producing MRDTLRDSMNELMQFANNKPNKVTVKKYTLNNLPAYNPSDIKIVRDKTQMTQKVFSDLLGVSVRTVEAWETGKSHPNGSARRLLQLIEQKPEMVEEIEYASAKG
- a CDS encoding type II toxin-antitoxin system RelE/ParE family toxin, encoding MTSKEENLTFLYPPAFDKAWRKCGLTSSDKEEMESLLSHFNQQENHIGKPYLGDTIQKTGGAIKLRFSPESSQKGKSGSYRIIYFIALENTYAFLDVYPKSAKESLTDKDKKEIKQFITDFKKITKKGAN
- a CDS encoding NUDIX hydrolase produces the protein MDYIQWIRSYVGHREIILNFSGGIVTNEKNEVLLQLRTDKQLWGLPGGAVEKGESVEQAAKREVIEETGLQVEVVSLLGIYSAYFDTYPNGDKAQTITTMFTFKVIKGELVVGDTKETLNLKFFSQENLPEIANQQHKDAIQDFFSNKRGIYR